The DNA segment CATGGAAGTGCGGGCCCTGGACGGCGTTTCCCTGGAGATCCACCGCGGCGAGTACGTGGCCATCATGGGGCCTTCAGGTTCCGGCAAGTCCACGATGATGAACGTGATCGGCTGCCTGGACACGCCCACCACCGGCACCTACGAGCTGAACGGGAAGCTGGCGTCGGCCATGAGCGACGACGACCTGGCCCAGATCCGCAACGAGGAGATCGGGTTCGTCTTCCAGACCTTCAACCTCCTGGCCCGGACCACCTCCCTCCAGAACGTGGAACTGCCTCTCATCTACGCGGGCAAGACGCCCCACGAACGGCACCAGATGGCCCAGAAGGCGCTGGAGAGCGTGGGCCTCGGGTCCCGCAGCGACCACATG comes from the Geothrix sp. 21YS21S-4 genome and includes:
- a CDS encoding ABC transporter ATP-binding protein, which codes for MTDAPLIRLTDITKIYQMGDMEVRALDGVSLEIHRGEYVAIMGPSGSGKSTMMNVIGCLDTPTTGTYELNGKLASAMSDDDLAQIRNEEIGFVFQTFNLLARTTSLQNVELPLIYAGKTPHERHQMAQKALESVGLGSRSDHMPNQLSGGQRQRVAIARALVNDPSILLADEPTGALDSKTSIEIMALFEDLYQKGNTIILVTHEEDIARHAHRIVKLRDGKIIHDEPNTPITSEEHLANLTF